A stretch of Camelus bactrianus isolate YW-2024 breed Bactrian camel chromosome 26, ASM4877302v1, whole genome shotgun sequence DNA encodes these proteins:
- the NEIL3 gene encoding endonuclease 8-like 3 isoform X3 encodes MTQLICFPVILKAAALNGNKDSSQGFLRLFDGLVYSGVETLGKELFMYFGPKALRIHFGMKGFLVINPLESKSKNGVSPVFEVQLTTDLICFFDSSVEIRSSTESQQRIRMMEELDVCSPKFSFSRAESEVKKQKGRMLCDVLMDQKVLPGVGNIIKNEALFDSGLHPAVKVCQLTDEQTHHFVRMIRDFSILFYRCCKAGSAISKHYKVYKRPNCAQCYSRITVCRLGENNRMTYFCPHCQKEDPQHVDIRTLPFRNTTVSWTFSRGDPLMDCVARKSEEQWTCEVCTLINKPSSEACDACLASRPADSVLKNEENPTALNYLVKYPCNRFGKPSTEVKINRRTAFGTTTLVLTDFSNMSRALGREESQNQTPAGEFPESPPAVCFSDTPPPSKERTNHKTQLSNKVNLSPMVCSRSQLFSPANKKLKTTQSSSPDHKRCNPGFSISELQVHVTDGPSTSNAGQPRCHGHGRPCILRVVRKDGENKGRHFYACPLPREAQCGFFEWADLSFPFCNHGKRCIMRTVLKIGPNNGRNFFVCPLGKEKQCNFFQWAENGPGINIIPGC; translated from the exons GATTCATTTTGGAATGAAAGGCTTCCTTGTGATTAACCCACTTGAATCTAAAAGTAAAAATGGAGTTTCTCCTGTTTTCGAAGTGCAGCTCACCACAGATCTGATTTGTTTCTTTGACTCATCGGTAGAAATCAg AAGCTCAACAGAAAGCCAACAGAGGATAAGAATGATGGAAGAATTAGATGTATGCTCACCTAAATTTAGTTTCTCAAGAGCAGAAAGTGaagttaaaaagcagaaaggacgGATGCTCTGTGATGTGTTAATGGATCAGAAAGTGTTGCCTGGGGTAGGAAACATCATCAAAAATGAAGCTCTCTTTGACAGTGGTCTCCACCCAGCTGTTAAG gtTTGTCAGTTAACAGATGAACAGACCCATCACTTTGTGAGAATGATTCGTGATTTCAGCATTCTTTTTTACAGG tgctGTAAAGCTGGATCTGCTATCTCCAAACACTATAAGGTTTACAAGCGTCCTAATTGTGCTCAGTGCTACAGTAGAATAACTGTGTGTCGCTTAGGGGAGAATAACAGAATGACATATTTCTGTCCTCACTGTCAGAAAGAAGATCCTCAACACGTTGACATACG CACACTGCCATTTAGAAACACTACAGTCAGTTGGACATTTAGCAGGGGGGATCCCCTCATGGACTGTGTGGCTCGGAAGTCTGAAGAACAATGGACGTGTGAGGTCTGTACACTAATAAATAAGCCGTCTTCTGAGGCATGTGATGCTTGCCTGGCTTCGAGGCCTGCTG ATTCAGTACTCAAGAATGAAGAGAATCCTACGGCCTTGAACTACTTAGTCAAATACCCTTGTAATCGTTTTGGAAAACCGAGTACAGAAGTGAAGATCAACAGGAGAACTGCATTTGGAACCACAACCCTTGTCTTGACTGATTTCAGCAATATGTCCAGAGCTTTGGGAAGAGAAGAAAGCCAAAACCAGACACCAGCTGGGGAATTTCCAGAATCTCCTCCTGCCGTTTGTTTCAGTGACACACCGCCCCCCTCCAAGGAGAGAACGAACCATAAAACTCAACTGTCTAACAAAGTCAACCTGTCACCGATGGTCTGCTCTCGGTCTCAGTTATTTAGTCCagcaaataaaaaattgaaaacaacccAGTCCTCATCACCAGACCACAAAAGGTGCAACCCTGGGTTTTCTATCAG CGAACTTCAAGTTCACGTGACAGATGGTCCAAGTACATCCAATGCTGGCCAACCTCGCTGCCATGGGCACGGCCGCCCCTGCATCCTCCGAGTGGTGAGGAAGGATGGAGAAAACAAGGGCAGGCACTTCTATGCGTGTCCTCTACCTAGAGAAGCGCAGTGTGGATTTTTTGAA TGGGCAGATCTGTCCTTCCCATTCTGCAACCATGGCAAACGCTGCATCATGAGAACAGTGCTGAAGATTGGACCTAACAACGGAAGGAACTTTTTTGTGTGCCCTCTTGGGAAGGAAAAACAGTGCAATTTTTTCCAGTGGGCAGAAAATGGGCCAGGAATCAACATTATTCCGGGATGCTAA
- the NEIL3 gene encoding endonuclease 8-like 3 isoform X4: MYFGPKALRIHFGMKGFLVINPLESKSKNGVSPVFEVQLTTDLICFFDSSVEIRSSTESQQRIRMMEELDVCSPKFSFSRAESEVKKQKGRMLCDVLMDQKVLPGVGNIIKNEALFDSGLHPAVKVCQLTDEQTHHFVRMIRDFSILFYRCCKAGSAISKHYKVYKRPNCAQCYSRITVCRLGENNRMTYFCPHCQKEDPQHVDIRTLPFRNTTVSWTFSRGDPLMDCVARKSEEQWTCEVCTLINKPSSEACDACLASRPADSVLKNEENPTALNYLVKYPCNRFGKPSTEVKINRRTAFGTTTLVLTDFSNMSRALGREESQNQTPAGEFPESPPAVCFSDTPPPSKERTNHKTQLSNKVNLSPMVCSRSQLFSPANKKLKTTQSSSPDHKRCNPGFSISELQVHVTDGPSTSNAGQPRCHGHGRPCILRVVRKDGENKGRHFYACPLPREAQCGFFEWADLSFPFCNHGKRCIMRTVLKIGPNNGRNFFVCPLGKEKQCNFFQWAENGPGINIIPGC, encoded by the exons GATTCATTTTGGAATGAAAGGCTTCCTTGTGATTAACCCACTTGAATCTAAAAGTAAAAATGGAGTTTCTCCTGTTTTCGAAGTGCAGCTCACCACAGATCTGATTTGTTTCTTTGACTCATCGGTAGAAATCAg AAGCTCAACAGAAAGCCAACAGAGGATAAGAATGATGGAAGAATTAGATGTATGCTCACCTAAATTTAGTTTCTCAAGAGCAGAAAGTGaagttaaaaagcagaaaggacgGATGCTCTGTGATGTGTTAATGGATCAGAAAGTGTTGCCTGGGGTAGGAAACATCATCAAAAATGAAGCTCTCTTTGACAGTGGTCTCCACCCAGCTGTTAAG gtTTGTCAGTTAACAGATGAACAGACCCATCACTTTGTGAGAATGATTCGTGATTTCAGCATTCTTTTTTACAGG tgctGTAAAGCTGGATCTGCTATCTCCAAACACTATAAGGTTTACAAGCGTCCTAATTGTGCTCAGTGCTACAGTAGAATAACTGTGTGTCGCTTAGGGGAGAATAACAGAATGACATATTTCTGTCCTCACTGTCAGAAAGAAGATCCTCAACACGTTGACATACG CACACTGCCATTTAGAAACACTACAGTCAGTTGGACATTTAGCAGGGGGGATCCCCTCATGGACTGTGTGGCTCGGAAGTCTGAAGAACAATGGACGTGTGAGGTCTGTACACTAATAAATAAGCCGTCTTCTGAGGCATGTGATGCTTGCCTGGCTTCGAGGCCTGCTG ATTCAGTACTCAAGAATGAAGAGAATCCTACGGCCTTGAACTACTTAGTCAAATACCCTTGTAATCGTTTTGGAAAACCGAGTACAGAAGTGAAGATCAACAGGAGAACTGCATTTGGAACCACAACCCTTGTCTTGACTGATTTCAGCAATATGTCCAGAGCTTTGGGAAGAGAAGAAAGCCAAAACCAGACACCAGCTGGGGAATTTCCAGAATCTCCTCCTGCCGTTTGTTTCAGTGACACACCGCCCCCCTCCAAGGAGAGAACGAACCATAAAACTCAACTGTCTAACAAAGTCAACCTGTCACCGATGGTCTGCTCTCGGTCTCAGTTATTTAGTCCagcaaataaaaaattgaaaacaacccAGTCCTCATCACCAGACCACAAAAGGTGCAACCCTGGGTTTTCTATCAG CGAACTTCAAGTTCACGTGACAGATGGTCCAAGTACATCCAATGCTGGCCAACCTCGCTGCCATGGGCACGGCCGCCCCTGCATCCTCCGAGTGGTGAGGAAGGATGGAGAAAACAAGGGCAGGCACTTCTATGCGTGTCCTCTACCTAGAGAAGCGCAGTGTGGATTTTTTGAA TGGGCAGATCTGTCCTTCCCATTCTGCAACCATGGCAAACGCTGCATCATGAGAACAGTGCTGAAGATTGGACCTAACAACGGAAGGAACTTTTTTGTGTGCCCTCTTGGGAAGGAAAAACAGTGCAATTTTTTCCAGTGGGCAGAAAATGGGCCAGGAATCAACATTATTCCGGGATGCTAA